The Peromyscus maniculatus bairdii isolate BWxNUB_F1_BW_parent chromosome 15, HU_Pman_BW_mat_3.1, whole genome shotgun sequence DNA segment ACGGTAGATGGGCGGGGTGTGCTGAAGTCCACATTGACCATATTGTCCGTACTTGGGGAGCGAATGAAGGCCAGGGACCCACGGCGCTCTCCCTACAAGGAGGACATAGACTCATTAGTACTCAGGTGTGACCCTTAGGCAGCACCTGCCACATAGAAGTCAAAAGATCCTGTGACCAAGCTTAAGGGCCTGTgggctctgggaggcagagatggaccCTGTCCACTGTCAAGGGACACCTCACAGCTCAGCAAGGGCCAAGATGCAGAGTAGGAGCTAGGATTAGGTTCATGTGGAGGTCATCAGAACATCACTTTCGAGGAGCAGAGCCTTAGAGTTGAGCAGACAAAATAGTAGGTAGAAACAGAATCTCTTAAAGGACACTGACAAGTCTCCCCACTTGAAGGTTGGGGAGAGATAGTTTTTGTCCCCACCAGAGCCACCAACCCACAGGCCTTAGTTTGGATGCAAGTCAAAACCACACAGAACAGAGCTGGATAGGAAGCAGAATTACTGGAGGATAGAGAAGCTGAATCCGCAAAGTGAGCTGCTTCTGAGGGTCACAGACAACAGTACACTATGGCCTCAGGTAGAGTCCCTAGGGGACAGCTTGTGCCAGGTTAGAACGGTGTTGGCCTGTCAGGTGTGTTCCACCCTTAACCATGTCAACACATCATTGCACTTTGCAGTTTGTGAGGTTCTCCTTTGGGAGCCCTTCAAAGAGGGTGGGATTGTGTGGATATTCTGGTGACAGGAAACACTTGGGACTTGGCTTGGACTGCCTACTCCGGGGTATTTGGAGTATCCAAATTTTTGGTATCAGGAAAGAAGTCAGGTGACCCTTAGGGCAGAGACTTAGGGCTGAAATGGTGATGGGGTTCCTGGACAAATGGTCAAGGTATGGAGACAAGAATCACAGGACTGACATAGACAAACCACCCATGTAGGacttggagccatctctcctaaCAGTGATGGGAATGATGACACAAAGCTCAAGACATTCTGGCTGGTGCAAGTGGGGAACAGGAGTGAGGCTCAGGGCCCTGACTAGTGTGGAGTCAGAGCTAAAGAACCTCTCAAAGACAGAGAAAGTGACAAGTGAATGCTACCAGAGACCTCAGCACACCCTTTCATTCTTATCCTCCATCCATGTCATGGTGCCAAGGTCACACAGGGTCATAAAAGGTTGGAATTCTTTGTAAGTTCTGACTAAGACTGGAGGCATCTCGGATTGAACACCACAATATTACTTGGGTGGCAATGGCCATGGGGTCATATGGTGCCTTGTTTGACCTATGTCTATCGATGGATGCCATGAGGCCCAGAAGGGGGGTGGGTACGTCATGAATGCACTAGCCACAAGATAGTCATATGTATGTCGTTGGAGGAGTTAATATGACTTCCCAATATATGTCTGTGTTGTATCTATACACATGTCCCtaagtacatatgtatgtatgtatatgtgtatgtatgtatgagtgcacATGTACCCGagtatgtgtatgttcatatatgtttatgtgagCATTCCTATAGATTTGGGTGTGTATATATCAgccatgtgtatgcacatgcatgtgtatgctccTTAAAGTTGTCAGCCAGTAGGAAGTATCTACCAACTTGTTGCTGAGTACAGCATACATGTGTGAATGggtagaggacctgggctcattACTGTATATTTCCCAaccttttccattctttttagGGAAAATCCAGGCATTCACACTCCTCCAGAGCCTGGTCACCATTCTCAGTTCCACCAAAACCACAGTATCTAGTCACTGTGCCTGtgcctctgattcctgagtgACAGGGCACTCTGACATGCCCTGTTCCCTGAGTACAACTCCAAGCCTCACATGAGCTTTTGCAGTGAGCCATCCAGGCACAGAGCACAAGGGTCACTCACCACTGCCCTCTGCCCATGCCTTAGACTACATGTATGTCTTGCTCTCAACTTTAGCAAAGGGACAAATGTGATATTTTAGTACCTCAGCCACATAGCTAATAGCATCCTTCAAATTCAGCTCATGGAAAACGTTCAGAATCCGATCTCGGGATTTTTGAGCCGATCTTCTCATGAGGACTTTGCTGAGGAACTTCCTATCAAAATTGGACCACCTGGGGGAAAAAGATTGCATCAGAAATGGGAGTCTGGGGCTGCTTACCCCACATGGACAAGAACAAGGTCAGAACAGACAAATGTCTGCAGAGCTAGGCCCAACATGGGCCATTCTTTTTTCtcctgggttttatttattgtaaCAACATGAAAGTTTTAAAGTGAAAGGTTGTCAGGCCACCTCAGGTCTCACTCTTTGCTTTCTTCTATTTGACAGTGGCTGGCAGTGGAACTAAATGCCATTTTCAAGCGACACAATGATCAGGTTTCCAAGTGGCCACCTGACCCTCCAGGTGCTGTGAGGACAGGACCAAGATTAAGACAACAGCAGCCATAGTTCCAATTCCTGACACATCGCTGTCTAGGGTACATTACTCAACTCTGCAGCTCACATGGACTCTAGGTAATTATCTCAAAACAGGTATTAACAAGTGTCAATTAAATGCTTTAGTCATATAGTTTTAAGTACCACTTTATGTTGTAGTAAAATATAAATGAGTGATTTATATTTCATAAACAAGGTAATTTTAAGTATCAATAAACACACCTTTCCTCTGTGAATGAAATAGGGAAGTGATTTATTTCCCTGATTTTTAATACCTACATTATTTAAGTTTAGCATTAATTGGTCAGTAAAAGAGTATCTCTATGCCTGGAAAGATCATCAGGAATAAGATTCAGGTCCCTGAATTGGTGGCTGCTCTATCCTCTCAGATAGTATTAACTTTGTTTTCACCTGCTCGCACCCACTAGTCTAGTGCACACTTAAGCCCTTAACCTGGGAATGGGGACCTGAGAAGGTGTCCATAAGTTGTTCTCTGTCATTCTTCTCCCCAACATAAACACTTCAGGACCAGCCTACGACCCAGACAGtttgtctctggctcttttgaaTGGATAGGTCCTCCAGAAATGGTGTTTTGTGGCCCTTGACTTGTGGCTTCCAGTGTTTTTAGTGGCCCTGTCTGCACGTGTGGGACCCAGCATTCTATGTTTGAGGGGTCACTGGTAAAAGAAGGAATGTTACAGCTTAGGCTACTTACTTATCTCTGAGATAATTGTGTCCAATTTGTCCTGAGATGTCCTCAATGGCTGAGAGGATGTGGTCGAAAGCCTTTCAGAGGAAAGAAACCCAGTTGGCCTCCATCCTCACCCCAGCCTGCCCAGGCTGTGCATGTCCACCCTCTCCTTACCCGGCCATGGAGCTTCTCATTGAGCTTCGGCTCACGCTGCTCACTCCTCTTCACCTTCAGCCACTGCACCAGGGGCTTGATGGTCAGGCCCTGAAAGACAACCTCACTGATTCTGGTGCCAGGCAGGATCCCCGTACCCCTTCCCAGGGCCCTCTAAACCCAAACCAGACAGACATTAGATCTCTTCTCCCACTGTAGATAGCAGAGGGACCTGTGTGAATCCATTGGCACTGCTCTATAAAAAGATGCCCCAAAGCACCCATGCTGTGGGCGTCCGTATGGACATCAGAACCTCCAGCTGTCACTGTGACCAGCCAGATGCAAAGGTGTAGTAGGTGCCTGTTAGGGCCTGACCAATCAGCAGTCAGGAAGTAACTAGGTCTGTTCTCATAAGTCCTGGCCAGAAAGTAATACTTTTAGGACAAATTATGCTATGTCCCCTGTGGGGCCACATGAAAACCTACAAAATGCTCCTAATTACTAAAATTACAAAAACCAATTAAAGTATGGAATCTGGAAACAATCAGCCTACAGGGTTGAGGTAGGGCCAGTTGCTTAGGGTCAAGGCTTGGACACCCTGTGGCAATGCCCTGGGCAGATTGAGCCACACCTGAAAGATGACTGTGAAGAAGACCACGATGAGAGTGGTGCTGACAAACAGATTTTTCTCCTTGACTTTCTTCTCATCCAGAAGTACCACCAAGGCATAGGCCACGGCCCCACGCAGGCCACCATAGGACATGACCACCTGGTCAATGGTCTCTAGCTGCACCATGCGGTAACGATTCAGGATCCAGGTCTGCAGAACAACACCTGTAGCGAGAGGTCACTCAGCTCCATGGCTGCTTTCCCCAGGGCCACATGTCAGGGTTCCCTAAAGCCTTTCGACCCTCTGTCCCTTGGCTGACTGAAGGCCTGGGCAGTGGGTCTCTCCCCAGGGGCACTACTGGCCAGGCCCTCCGTAGGATGGGGCAACGGTGCTGCTCTCACCACAGCGTCTACCTCCCACTCCTTGATCCTGTGCCTTGTACCTCATTCGTCCCCATGCTGCACCCTAAGAAATCTTGGCCTTTACAGTGGTTGGACTTGTTACTGAGCTGCCCTGGGGCCCTCAAATCTGTTATCTAAGGGAGCCTAGACACTACCACGAGTGCCCCTAACCCTCACCAATGGCTCGATATACAGAAATGAAGAGCAGCGTCAGCAACACAAAAGCCGTGTTCCATGTCCAAATAAGGGGGTCCACAGCTGAGATGCCCAGGAACATGAAGATAATGGTCTCTGCTCCACTGGCCAGCATCTTCATGGTGTAGCGCACAGTGGTGGCCGACTGCTCTGAGATGTTGGCCTTCACGTACTTCTGACAGCAGATGCCGCAAAAGGTGATGCTGGAGGAGGGGCAGTGTGAGGTTTTCCTGCCTCTATTCAGGCAGGCTGATGCCTCAGACTAGATGTTTCCAGGCCCAGATCCTGCCATCCCTACTTCCTGTGGTGGCATTATAGGCCTTTGCATCCCAGAAGATGTAATCAATCTATAACACACAGTCCTGTGTTGTGTGCACCCTGTTCTTCCTGAGATCAATGCCCTGAGCTGGGTCTACCCAGCTGCTCTCATGCTCTAAGACTAGATGTGGAGTTTCAGTGAAGAAACAGCCTTCAAGCCTTGTGGGCCTGTTGGTAGCTGATTGGTAACCAGGTCATATTAGCCTTTGGAGAAGCTTGGGGCCAACTTTGGGGTCAGGAGGCTTCTGCCTGAGTGTGAGGCTGCATGCCAGCAGAGGCTCTGATGGGGTTTCTGGGCAGATCATTCTTGAATCACAAGCCACAGCACACAACTACCCCATCCTCTCAGTAGGCACCTGTCTAGCCAAGGACAATTCTGAGGACTTATcagacttatttaaaaaaaaatagagccgggtggtagtggcacatgcctttaattctagcactcaggaggcagaggctatcCTTAaactacagagctagttccaggacagccaaagctatacaaagaaaccctgtctcaaaagaacaaaaaaaaattaaattgactTCTTTGCCCCTGCCAATGACTTTTACCCAACTATGAAAGCCATGGAAGTGGAAGCTACACAATGAACTTGAAATTCATGTTCCAAGGAGGAGACAGTAGGCAGGGACCAGGCTCACTCCCACCACCCCTTCACCAGGATGGCAAGGAACCCAATATACCCTTTGCTCACAGTGGCACCTTCTGCCAGGGTTTGAGTGCAGGGGATCTCTGGCACACCACCAGCTAGAAAGCCACATACCCAGCCCAGCCAACAGTGAAGGTTATTCCTTGAGGGAGACTTACGCCAGGATGGCTGACAAGGACAGCATCTCGGAGGTCAGATAGGACAGGTAGGAAATGACAAAGACGAAGCCAGGCTCGATGATACGCACATGCTTGGTGAAGCGAGTCACCAAGGACAGCAGGAAGGCGAAGATAACACCCACCAGAGTCCCCCCTAGGCTCACCACGAAGAAGGACACTGTGAGAGAAAGGAATGAATGGTCCTTTGTGGCTGGTGACCTGAGTGAAGCTTACCAGGTTGGCTGGTCATTCCTCATGGAGGGCTCCTGGTAACTGCTCACAGCAATGCTGAAAGTTTAGGAAATGAGGCAACTTTGCTCTCTATGGAGAGAGTGTCTGGTCTCCAAGTTTagtgcaggaggcagaggacagaggcatGACACACAGGAGACAGGATCCCATGGTAGGGGGAATTGCCTTGACATCTCTGCAGGTTTGGGTCAGTAACAAGGTCTGAACCCTGTGTCCTTATACACTGTCCATCTGTCCTTGCCTAGGGAGACCTGGGTTGACTGTCCATATCCCTTCTCAGGAGAACACACAGGATCCCCCAGGACTTTCAGTAGTGTTTATGTGGTATTCTGGGTAAGGAACCCACCCACCCTGGTAAGTAACCAGAACACAGGCTGGAAACCCCAGGATAGCAGAAGCCTTGGGGATTCTATTCTGGAGAGGAAACAAGCCTCTGTACTCTTTGACCACTAGATTTGAGACAGGCCAGGCAGGAACCCTCCCAATACATACCTATGCCTTTCACACAATCCACGCCAGTCACCTTGTCACCACCCAGCGTCACAAAAGACTCAAAAACATTGTACAAGACCTAAGGGTACAGAAGACAAGAACACATCTGGTCAGCCCTGCATCCACACTGATCCCTCCCTATCCAATGCCCCCTCTTTTCTGTATTTGGGCCCTAGAGTTGACACCTGAAATAGCTAAAAACACTTGTAAAGCCAGCACAAAGTGACAATGTTCAACAAGAAAGGATCAGAGGATCCAGTAAGTGGGATGTACAGACAGGTGAGTGTCCCAGCAGATGAGGGCAGGAGTAATTCTTGGTCCACAGGAGGCAATGAGGCCACTGTggctcaggaaggctgagagctaTTTTCTGAGTTTCAGACTAGGTCTCAAATAGGCCACCAGAACCTCCTGCACACCCAGAAATCTGATACAATGCACCCTGAAGTTCTCCTACACTCCAAGGGAGCATAAGACATGGGGAATTTCTTAGGAACTACAGGCAATTTCAGAGGGCAGAAGAAACCAAACACACTTCCTCGGGTGTCAGCTAAGTGCTTGGGCCCATTCTTACCAGTTAATCCCTCATTCCCTCCCACAGACCTGTAGTCCATCTGGGGACAGGTAGGGCTGCACTGAAGCAGCAGCAGAGGTCATGTTTCATGAACATGCTTCTCGTTGCCAGCATATACACAACCTCATCTTTGTGGAGACCTTATGCTTACTCCACTGCATGGGTCTGAGAAGCCCCAGATGCCATCAGGGGAATCTTGACTCACTGGAGGAGCTGAATGTGTTTCCTCTTTGAGTCCTGACCACAAGACCTCAGAATGCAGCTGTTTGATAGGAAGTCTTCAAAGAGGAAGCTAAGGTTAAATGAGATCAATAGAGTAGATCTTGGTGTAAAAGAAgaatacagaacacacacacacacagagagagagagagagagagagagagagagagagagagagagagagagagagagagagagagagagaagatgacaCAGAGAAGATAGCATCTGTAGGCCAAGGAAAGAGGCTTCCAGAGCCAGCTGCCATGCTTGGTTCTCAGCCTCCAGCCTTCAGCATGGAGACAATAAATTCTCATTGTTTAAGCCCCAGGCttttctggtattttgttatggtgGGCCCAACAGATTAATGGAATTCCTGtaagattttgttgtttgtttattcatctgTTTCTTAGGAAATAGTGTGTAGTAGCAAGTGTGGGTCCAATGTTATAGATCTCCACGCTGGGAGAGGTGGATATGGGGATTTCAACAGGGCAGCATTACCTCCAAAGTCATGAAATGGGTGGGCCTAAGACTTGTAAAAGATAAATTGGATGGAGCTGAGTTAGGGAGCCAGAAGGAGGTCAGAGcctgctcccccccccaactCATACGCCAATGCTGCTGCACCAGTGAGAATGGACAGATGAAGGACACACCATGCAAGGGTCGGACATCCTAGGTTGCAAACATGGGAGACCATGTATAGTTAGTGACCCTCTTACTAGCTTATCTATCTGAGGCATATTGGTAATGCCCACTTGTCAGGGTATTCTAGAACCTCCAAGCAAGTGAAATGTTCTGAAGCTACCCCAGGGACCCTGCCATCACTCACCACAGTCACTGCATCATTCAGCAGTGACTCTCCAAAAACAATGATGAAAAGAACTTCATTGACATGGACTTCCTCAAACACGGCCAACACAGCCACTGGGTCCACAGCAGCAATGAGACTACCAAAAAGCAGGAAATCCAGTAGTCCAACCTTCAGCTCACCTGTAAGAGACATGGACCATGGGACAAGGGCTAGCCACCTGGCTCCCTCCGTCCAAATCCCACATCTACCAGATCCCTAGGAGATCAGAGGCATCAGGAATAAAGGCTTGGCACAACTCTTCCCAGGAACACCCAGTGACAGAGAGAATCTCAGAGACTGGAGTTCACAGCCAGACACCTCAGAATGTGTAAAGCTACACAGTTCCCCATGTAGTACTTTTTTTGAGCTTTGGCAGAACTTGCCATCCCTTGGAGCCAAGGAATGAACCTTGGGAAGTAAGTGCCCCAGGTATCCAGTGTGCCCCAGAAAAGAGTAGAGGGCACAGGACAGAGTGATCTCTGTAGTGACTTGAGCCCCATATGTCTATGATTACTAAACTCTGCTGCCTTCAGCTAGGACTAGAGCCTTCTGGAGTTTCCATTTAGAAATGGACCACACACTTGACTGCCACACTATATATGCCCTGCCCAGCTTTCCAGAGCAAACTAGCTTCTGGGCCAATCTTGAAATACCCTTGCAGGCCCAGCCTCTTGTTCTAGAATCTTTACTGAACCAGAGTACATTCCAAACATAAGCTGGATCCCACAGATAAACAATCCACTGAATCAGGACTGGCCTCCCTGCCTGGACAGTGCACCCACATTTACCTTGTGCCTGGAACTAATGACCTAC contains these protein-coding regions:
- the Slc9a3 gene encoding sodium/hydrogen exchanger 3 isoform X3 produces the protein MWHWALGPGWKALLVLALTSLRGARAAEEEPSADETFQVITFKWHHVQDPYIIALWILVASLAKIGELKVGLLDFLLFGSLIAAVDPVAVLAVFEEVHVNEVLFIIVFGESLLNDAVTVVLYNVFESFVTLGGDKVTGVDCVKGIVSFFVVSLGGTLVGVIFAFLLSLVTRFTKHVRIIEPGFVFVISYLSYLTSEMLSLSAILAITFCGICCQKYVKANISEQSATTVRYTMKMLASGAETIIFMFLGISAVDPLIWTWNTAFVLLTLLFISVYRAIGVVLQTWILNRYRMVQLETIDQVVMSYGGLRGAVAYALVVLLDEKKVKEKNLFVSTTLIVVFFTVIFQGLTIKPLVQWLKVKRSEQREPKLNEKLHGRAFDHILSAIEDISGQIGHNYLRDKWSNFDRKFLSKVLMRRSAQKSRDRILNVFHELNLKDAISYVAEGERRGSLAFIRSPSTDNMVNVDFSTPRPSTVEASVSYLLRENVSTVCLDMQSLEQRRRSIRDTEDMVTHHTLQQYLYKPRQEYKHLYSRHELTPNEDEKQDKEIFHRTMKKRLESFKSAKLGINQNKKGAKLYKRERAQKRRNSSIPNGKLPMENLAHNFIIKEKDLEFSEPEETTNYEETSGGIEFLANVTKDVTSDSGAGIDNPVFSPDEDLDPSILSRVPPWLSPGETVVPSQRARVQIPNSPSNFRRLTPFRLSNKSVDSFLLADGPEEQLQPTSPESTHM